Proteins co-encoded in one Elusimicrobiota bacterium genomic window:
- a CDS encoding LysM peptidoglycan-binding domain-containing protein, which yields MKTNWRPSLKIPTMLLLFMAFSTPELYPAFEENLPGARPSAMGGAFAAIADDAHAPFVNPAGLGFIEHQEFASGYSRLYLGLWDSSNLGTGFLSYTRPLHRRRKHMGTIGAGWMNFSLVQFYSEDTFALAYGKEIWPWGLPKLYGGATLKMLKTTFKLGADPTAGANPFFKTYGTQASALGLDLGLLYRGLPGYSLAYRSANINSPDIGLKDPDPIAPIHELGFAHHRPQANIAIQLFRQLNEQSLKAGAERWVFDGRIAGRAGFIFGNRSVRQVTAGFGLRAKSFALDYSINLPLSGIESTNGSHRVSISVPFGERPKKSLTAQAEALTPEESAILTEELNKARTQLREKEVRLRQLESALERFGYTFEAGIHASTASAAFGASAAELEALKTQLKGIQELLETTRQETKAARERERAALKALEERQIKAEEQRVPAADRMHLHTVKTGDTLKSLAREYYDDESQWTKIYKANEGRLRRGGETTPGQILIIPALNEEANP from the coding sequence ATGAAAACAAACTGGCGGCCGTCGTTGAAGATTCCGACGATGCTGCTTTTGTTTATGGCGTTTTCAACGCCTGAACTTTACCCCGCGTTCGAAGAAAATTTGCCCGGAGCGCGGCCCTCGGCCATGGGCGGCGCGTTCGCGGCCATTGCAGATGACGCGCACGCTCCGTTCGTCAATCCCGCGGGCTTGGGCTTCATCGAGCATCAAGAATTCGCCAGCGGGTATTCGCGGTTGTACCTGGGGCTTTGGGATTCCTCCAATCTGGGCACGGGCTTTTTAAGCTATACCCGGCCGCTGCACCGGCGCAGGAAACACATGGGCACCATCGGCGCAGGCTGGATGAATTTCAGCCTGGTGCAATTCTACAGCGAGGACACATTCGCCCTGGCTTACGGAAAAGAAATTTGGCCGTGGGGCCTGCCCAAACTCTATGGGGGCGCCACCCTAAAAATGCTGAAAACAACTTTCAAACTCGGCGCCGATCCGACGGCAGGGGCCAATCCTTTTTTCAAAACATACGGGACCCAGGCTTCGGCCCTAGGCTTGGATCTCGGCCTGTTGTACCGGGGCCTGCCCGGTTATTCTTTGGCTTATCGCAGCGCCAACATCAACAGCCCTGATATCGGCTTAAAAGACCCGGACCCGATCGCGCCCATCCATGAATTAGGCTTCGCCCATCACCGGCCCCAAGCCAATATCGCCATTCAACTGTTCCGGCAGTTGAACGAGCAAAGCCTAAAGGCCGGGGCCGAGCGCTGGGTATTTGACGGCCGCATCGCGGGCCGGGCCGGATTCATTTTCGGCAATCGAAGCGTGCGCCAAGTCACCGCGGGATTCGGATTGCGGGCTAAATCCTTCGCCTTGGATTATTCCATCAACCTGCCGCTTTCCGGCATCGAATCCACGAACGGCAGCCATCGGGTGTCCATCAGCGTTCCTTTCGGGGAGCGTCCTAAAAAATCATTGACGGCCCAAGCCGAAGCCTTGACGCCCGAGGAATCCGCTATTTTGACCGAAGAATTGAATAAAGCCAGAACCCAATTGAGGGAAAAGGAGGTCCGCTTGCGCCAGCTGGAATCCGCGCTCGAGCGCTTTGGGTATACATTCGAGGCCGGCATCCATGCGTCCACGGCCAGCGCCGCCTTTGGGGCTTCGGCCGCGGAACTCGAGGCTCTTAAAACCCAGCTCAAGGGCATTCAGGAGCTTTTGGAAACAACGCGCCAGGAAACAAAGGCCGCCAGGGAACGCGAGCGCGCGGCTTTAAAAGCCTTGGAAGAACGCCAAATAAAGGCCGAGGAACAACGGGTTCCGGCGGCTGACCGTATGCATTTGCATACGGTGAAAACCGGGGATACGCTCAAATCTCTGGCCCGCGAATATTACGACGATGAGTCGCAATGGACCAAAATTTACAAAGCCAACGAAGGCCGTTTGCGCCGCGGCGGTGAAACCACACCGGGGCAAATTTTAATCATCCCGGCTTTAAATGAGGAGGCCAACCCATGA
- a CDS encoding response regulator, with protein MAKILIIDDEADMRLAMRQLLEELGHSVLEAGDGSSALGALDQNPADLVLLDLRLPGMDGVEILEKIRKRSADLPVFIITGYGHEEALRQVMSLGATDCFTKPFHNRDLAAAIERTLSERQLKTSQSLYERRLAEKLSPPPERPTTAPLPQGTGKKSFQKNLILAALAGFMLAVLTIAAHRFINRDPMKSYPLASKHPSAMVWSNDRLWVADWLDEEIHRYRLEGKTLVLEKTYPVKGIHLSGLAIAGEFAFTADSWKKVIYQHRIEPSFEIMDIFPSPGPSPSCLYFDGERLISADSQEQKIYWHHQPPKTIEAAFHSPAAAPVAIGKDGNKLFLLDAETSTIIKTQISQRLDTLATFKFPLLDQRSPVGAGAFANTSLWIGWEGLDTVLRIPKNQWNAPTAWAHSQ; from the coding sequence ATGGCAAAAATTTTAATCATCGATGACGAAGCGGATATGCGCCTGGCCATGCGCCAACTTTTAGAGGAGCTCGGCCACAGCGTGCTTGAGGCGGGGGACGGCTCCTCGGCCCTGGGCGCCTTGGATCAAAACCCGGCTGATTTGGTGCTGCTGGATTTGCGCCTGCCGGGCATGGACGGCGTGGAAATTCTGGAAAAAATCAGGAAGCGCTCCGCGGACTTGCCGGTATTCATCATCACCGGTTACGGGCATGAAGAAGCCTTGCGTCAGGTCATGAGTCTCGGGGCCACGGATTGCTTCACCAAGCCGTTCCATAACCGCGATTTAGCCGCGGCCATCGAGCGCACGTTGTCCGAACGGCAATTAAAAACAAGCCAAAGCCTGTACGAACGGCGCCTGGCCGAAAAACTATCCCCGCCGCCCGAGCGCCCGACAACGGCCCCGCTCCCCCAAGGAACAGGCAAAAAATCATTTCAAAAAAATTTAATCCTTGCGGCGCTTGCCGGATTCATGCTGGCTGTTCTCACCATCGCAGCCCATCGCTTCATCAATCGCGACCCGATGAAATCCTACCCCTTGGCCTCGAAGCATCCTTCGGCCATGGTCTGGAGCAATGATCGGCTTTGGGTGGCCGACTGGCTTGACGAAGAAATTCATCGCTACCGCCTTGAAGGGAAAACCTTGGTCCTCGAAAAAACCTACCCGGTCAAAGGCATTCACCTTTCGGGCCTGGCCATTGCCGGAGAATTCGCATTTACCGCGGATTCCTGGAAAAAAGTGATTTATCAGCACCGAATCGAGCCCTCTTTTGAAATCATGGACATCTTCCCCTCGCCGGGTCCCTCCCCTTCCTGCCTGTATTTCGACGGCGAACGCTTGATCAGTGCGGACAGCCAGGAGCAAAAAATTTACTGGCATCATCAACCGCCCAAAACCATCGAGGCCGCCTTTCATTCACCGGCGGCTGCGCCGGTGGCCATCGGCAAAGACGGCAACAAACTCTTCCTCTTGGATGCGGAAACATCCACCATCATCAAAACCCAAATTTCTCAACGCTTGGACACCCTGGCGACGTTTAAGTTTCCTCTGCTCGATCAACGCAGCCCCGTGGGCGCGGGCGCCTTCGCCAACACATCGCTCTGGATCGGATGGGAAGGCTTGGACACCGTCCTGCGCATACCGAAAAATCAATGGAACGCGCCGACGGCTTGGGCCCATTCTCAATGA
- the def gene encoding peptide deformylase: MAVLRITKYPEKVLKTKSKKVEGWSDELSKLVEDMFETMYAVSGVGLAANQIGIPLRLAVIDVRPGGQSRRLVLINPKLTALEGKQEEPEGCLSLPGIYKRLGRAAKARVLCYDQKGMPWEIRGTGLLARALQHEIDHLDGKLFVDRLSIMQKVNVQKEIKRYQTIWERQVTTRPALVAD; encoded by the coding sequence ATGGCTGTTTTGCGCATCACCAAGTACCCTGAAAAGGTTTTAAAGACCAAGTCCAAAAAAGTGGAAGGCTGGTCGGATGAGTTGAGCAAACTGGTCGAAGACATGTTCGAGACCATGTACGCGGTCAGCGGCGTGGGCTTGGCCGCCAATCAAATTGGCATTCCGCTTCGTCTGGCGGTCATCGACGTTCGCCCGGGCGGGCAATCCAGACGCTTGGTCCTTATCAACCCAAAACTGACGGCTTTGGAAGGCAAACAAGAGGAGCCGGAGGGCTGCTTGTCCTTGCCCGGCATTTATAAACGCCTAGGCCGCGCGGCCAAGGCGCGGGTTTTGTGTTATGACCAAAAGGGCATGCCTTGGGAAATCCGGGGGACAGGGCTCTTGGCCCGCGCGCTCCAACATGAAATCGATCATCTCGACGGCAAACTTTTCGTGGACCGGCTCTCCATCATGCAAAAAGTCAACGTCCAGAAAGAAATCAAGCGCTATCAAACGATTTGGGAGCGGCAGGTCACGACCCGCCCGGCTCTCGTCGCGGATTGA
- a CDS encoding methionyl-tRNA formyltransferase, translating to MKLLFFGTPQTAARHLAALHQARPNDIAGIITRADKPKGRGLEKTPSPVKSLAQELNLRPVFEPEQLDDQHEKAWRTMAPDLGVVVAYGKILPKRILEIPKKGFINVHFSLLPKLRGAAPAEYAILEGLDVTGVTIFWLDEGMDTGPILIQRGTPVKPEETAPELLERLTDIGTELLPEALTLIEQGRALKTPQNESLATYAKRLNKNDGQLNWSEPAHVLERKIRAFSAWPTCRATIEGRPVQILKAKAGADQHPGEGGAGEITRIERPLGFFIKCGSGELMIHELRPEGGRAMSAWAFLQGIKGRQP from the coding sequence TTGAAACTACTTTTTTTCGGAACACCCCAAACGGCGGCCCGGCATTTGGCCGCGCTTCATCAAGCCCGCCCCAACGACATTGCCGGCATTATCACGCGGGCCGACAAACCTAAAGGCCGCGGTCTGGAAAAAACGCCGTCTCCCGTCAAATCCCTGGCTCAGGAATTGAATTTGAGGCCGGTTTTTGAGCCTGAACAACTCGATGATCAACACGAAAAAGCGTGGCGAACCATGGCGCCGGATCTAGGCGTTGTCGTGGCTTATGGAAAAATTCTGCCCAAACGCATCCTTGAAATCCCAAAAAAAGGTTTTATCAATGTTCATTTCTCTCTGTTGCCCAAGCTGCGCGGAGCGGCCCCCGCAGAATACGCGATTCTGGAAGGTTTGGACGTAACCGGGGTCACGATTTTCTGGCTTGATGAAGGCATGGACACAGGCCCGATCTTAATCCAACGGGGAACGCCGGTCAAACCTGAAGAAACCGCGCCTGAACTTTTGGAGCGTTTAACGGATATCGGGACCGAACTTTTGCCTGAAGCATTGACGCTGATCGAACAAGGCAGGGCTTTGAAAACTCCTCAAAACGAGTCTTTGGCCACCTATGCGAAGCGTTTAAACAAAAATGACGGCCAACTCAATTGGTCGGAGCCCGCCCACGTCCTCGAACGAAAAATCCGAGCTTTTTCAGCCTGGCCCACTTGCCGGGCCACTATTGAAGGCCGTCCGGTTCAAATTTTAAAAGCCAAGGCCGGCGCTGACCAGCATCCCGGAGAGGGAGGCGCCGGCGAAATCACGCGCATTGAGCGCCCTCTTGGGTTTTTCATAAAATGTGGATCGGGCGAATTAATGATTCACGAGTTGCGGCCCGAAGGCGGCCGCGCCATGTCCGCCTGGGCCTTTCTCCAGGGGATCAAAGGGAGGCAACCTTAA
- a CDS encoding zinc metalloprotease HtpX, with protein sequence MAFKYFRTFLLMLALTGLMLLVGELAGGRGGLMMGLVFAVASNLIAYFFSDKIVLAMYGAKPASKEKFPDLHDMVAELAQKANIPVPRVYIIPGPMANAFATGRNPANAVVAVTEGIMRVLSPRELRGVLAHEISHVLHRDILISTIAAILAGVVYTLARIAQWGMYFGGGRRNDERGGHPLATLAVVIFAPLAAMLIQMAVSRSREYEADRGGADLCDDPLALADALVKIHQAARAVPWQPNPTTAHLLIANPLRGESLMSLFSTHPPVNKRVERLKVMAERLGLQSRKTGGPEFPKLIY encoded by the coding sequence ATGGCATTTAAATACTTTCGAACATTCTTGCTAATGCTGGCCTTAACCGGCCTGATGCTCTTGGTCGGCGAATTAGCGGGCGGACGCGGCGGCCTGATGATGGGTCTGGTTTTTGCCGTGGCCTCCAATCTGATCGCCTACTTTTTCTCGGATAAAATCGTCTTGGCCATGTACGGAGCCAAACCGGCCTCCAAAGAAAAATTCCCCGATCTTCACGATATGGTTGCTGAATTGGCCCAAAAAGCCAATATCCCCGTGCCCAGGGTCTATATCATCCCGGGGCCCATGGCCAATGCGTTTGCCACGGGAAGAAATCCGGCGAATGCGGTCGTGGCCGTGACCGAGGGCATTATGCGCGTGCTTTCCCCGCGCGAACTGCGCGGGGTTTTGGCCCATGAAATTTCCCATGTTCTGCACCGGGATATTTTAATTTCCACCATCGCCGCTATTTTGGCGGGCGTCGTCTACACATTGGCCCGCATCGCGCAATGGGGCATGTATTTCGGCGGCGGACGCAGAAACGATGAGCGCGGGGGACACCCCTTAGCCACTCTGGCTGTGGTCATTTTCGCTCCTCTGGCGGCCATGCTCATTCAAATGGCCGTTTCCCGAAGCCGGGAATATGAAGCGGATCGCGGCGGCGCGGACCTCTGCGATGATCCCCTGGCCCTGGCCGATGCCTTGGTCAAAATCCATCAGGCGGCGCGGGCCGTGCCCTGGCAGCCTAACCCGACTACGGCCCATCTCTTAATCGCCAATCCCTTAAGAGGAGAGAGTTTGATGTCGTTGTTCTCAACCCATCCTCCGGTCAACAAGCGCGTAGAACGTTTAAAAGTGATGGCCGAACGCCTGGGCCTTCAATCCCGCAAAACCGGGGGCCCGGAATTCCCCAAACTGATTTATTGA
- a CDS encoding PASTA domain-containing protein, with translation MDIIKRLLGWWLLFLLQTAVVLGAGYGALEYLMRSIVHARKEVEVPDLRNRPLNQAITIVSRLGLAMAKEADEYAPDLPAGAILKQHPLPGAKVREGKIIRVAVSLGSEKIAVPELIGMPLRKAEIEIRTAQLALGETAEIYSLKQPKSYVVDQDPKPLGLAEKGELINLTISLGEPPADKLIVPDFTNKDAETAIAWANNNGLGFRVHEEWNAAGAADRNVLKQNLKPDAVLDKNSNLTRTTLELTVARNLSSSPEGPVIEFTLPAKPLRDREVVFKMLGKGGEKQIFHGRAGPGEKVRAPVGQIAAKEQARIRIYLDGVFTEERTLK, from the coding sequence ATGGACATTATTAAACGGTTGCTGGGGTGGTGGCTTCTCTTCTTGCTTCAAACCGCCGTTGTCCTTGGCGCAGGTTACGGAGCCCTGGAATACCTGATGCGCTCCATTGTCCATGCCAGAAAAGAAGTCGAGGTTCCGGATTTAAGGAACAGGCCGCTGAATCAGGCCATCACCATCGTCTCGCGCCTGGGCTTAGCCATGGCCAAGGAAGCTGATGAATACGCCCCGGATTTACCGGCGGGCGCGATTTTAAAACAGCACCCCTTGCCCGGCGCCAAAGTCCGCGAAGGGAAAATCATCCGCGTGGCTGTTTCCTTGGGCAGCGAAAAAATAGCGGTTCCTGAATTAATCGGCATGCCGCTGAGAAAAGCGGAAATCGAAATCCGGACGGCCCAACTGGCGCTGGGGGAAACCGCTGAAATTTACTCGCTCAAGCAGCCCAAAAGCTATGTGGTTGATCAGGACCCAAAGCCGCTGGGCTTGGCGGAAAAGGGGGAATTAATCAATCTGACCATCAGCCTCGGCGAACCGCCGGCGGATAAACTGATTGTGCCGGATTTCACGAATAAAGACGCTGAAACGGCCATCGCCTGGGCGAACAATAACGGGCTGGGCTTTCGCGTGCACGAGGAATGGAACGCCGCAGGCGCGGCCGACCGCAATGTTCTCAAACAAAACTTAAAACCCGATGCTGTTTTAGACAAAAACTCAAACCTCACGCGGACCACCCTCGAGCTGACCGTGGCCCGCAACTTGTCGTCGTCTCCGGAGGGCCCGGTCATCGAATTCACGCTGCCGGCCAAGCCCCTGCGCGACCGGGAAGTCGTCTTCAAAATGCTCGGCAAGGGCGGCGAAAAACAAATCTTTCACGGACGCGCCGGGCCGGGTGAAAAAGTCCGCGCGCCGGTCGGCCAAATCGCGGCGAAAGAGCAGGCCCGCATCAGAATTTATCTGGACGGGGTTTTCACCGAAGAACGCACTCTAAAATAA
- the rpe gene encoding ribulose-phosphate 3-epimerase, producing MALEQTSKQQNPKRESKIILAASILGADPLNLERDLKRAEDTKAVEWVQVDVMDGHFTPNLSFGPDVVAQIKKKSSLFVDVHLMVSRPKNLLPVFAEKGADLITVHFEADDPAEECLQLIRKLGKKTGLALRPDTPVDRTKELLPLIDLLLVMTVNPGFAGQSFIEECVPKVAQASALLGGSGPRWLEVDGGISETTIPKVVQAGANVLVVGSALYREDPSRTVPRLVEAIQKTLGR from the coding sequence ATGGCCCTTGAACAAACATCGAAACAGCAAAACCCCAAACGTGAATCCAAAATCATCCTCGCCGCCAGCATTTTGGGCGCCGATCCTCTGAATTTGGAACGCGATTTAAAACGCGCCGAAGACACCAAAGCCGTGGAATGGGTTCAAGTCGACGTTATGGACGGACATTTCACGCCCAATTTGTCCTTCGGGCCCGACGTCGTCGCTCAAATCAAAAAGAAAAGCTCTTTGTTCGTGGACGTTCACTTGATGGTGAGCCGCCCCAAAAACCTTCTCCCCGTGTTCGCGGAAAAAGGCGCGGATTTGATCACCGTGCATTTTGAAGCCGACGATCCGGCCGAGGAATGCCTGCAATTGATACGCAAGCTCGGCAAAAAAACTGGTTTGGCCTTGCGGCCGGATACGCCGGTCGACCGGACCAAGGAATTGCTGCCCCTGATCGATCTTCTACTGGTCATGACCGTTAATCCCGGATTCGCAGGACAAAGCTTTATCGAAGAATGCGTCCCCAAGGTAGCCCAAGCCAGCGCGCTCCTGGGCGGCTCCGGCCCGCGCTGGCTCGAGGTGGACGGCGGCATCAGCGAAACGACCATCCCAAAAGTCGTTCAAGCCGGGGCCAATGTGCTGGTAGTCGGGTCGGCCTTGTACCGGGAAGACCCCAGCCGGACGGTCCCGCGCCTGGTTGAGGCTATTCAAAAAACTCTGGGAAGGTGA
- the rpsP gene encoding 30S ribosomal protein S16 — protein MVAIRFQRIGKPKAAHFRLVAVESTRGTNTPPLEVLGSYNPKAKDGEKVKNFKKERLDTWIKNGAQLSPAAGRLLRKEKILN, from the coding sequence ATGGTTGCTATTCGTTTTCAGAGGATCGGTAAACCCAAAGCGGCTCATTTCCGGCTTGTGGCCGTTGAATCGACGCGCGGAACCAACACTCCTCCCCTTGAGGTTTTGGGCTCATACAACCCCAAAGCCAAAGACGGTGAGAAAGTCAAAAACTTCAAAAAAGAGCGTCTGGACACCTGGATTAAAAACGGCGCCCAGCTTTCACCCGCAGCCGGCCGTCTTCTGCGCAAAGAAAAAATCCTCAACTAA
- the trmD gene encoding tRNA (guanosine(37)-N1)-methyltransferase TrmD codes for MSPIMRFEILSLFPEAFNSFLKTSLIGKAIQSGLISIHAHNIRDFAQGPHAQADDRPYGGGPGMVLMAEPIYQSLTFVKKNCLAKLQKKPLGLILSPRGTRLGPESARRLAGQRALVLLAGHYEGVDERVRPYFDGELSIGDFVTMGGEVPAMAVIEAVARFVPGVIKEAESLVEESFSIHEGKNQLLEWPQYTRPLLWRGRKTPRILLSGHHAQIKAWRRAKALSLTHQRRKDLLK; via the coding sequence ATGAGTCCAATCATGCGCTTTGAAATCCTTTCTCTTTTTCCGGAAGCTTTCAATTCTTTCCTAAAAACAAGCTTAATCGGCAAAGCCATCCAGAGCGGCCTGATTTCGATCCACGCTCATAATATCCGCGACTTCGCCCAGGGCCCGCACGCTCAGGCGGATGACCGGCCTTATGGCGGCGGTCCGGGCATGGTTTTAATGGCCGAACCCATTTACCAAAGCCTGACCTTCGTGAAAAAAAACTGCCTCGCCAAACTTCAAAAGAAACCGCTCGGCCTCATTCTTTCCCCTCGCGGAACGCGGCTGGGCCCGGAATCGGCCCGACGTTTAGCCGGACAACGAGCCCTTGTTCTGCTGGCCGGCCACTATGAAGGCGTGGATGAGCGGGTCAGGCCTTATTTCGACGGGGAACTTTCTATCGGCGATTTTGTGACCATGGGCGGCGAAGTGCCGGCCATGGCCGTCATCGAGGCTGTTGCCCGATTCGTCCCGGGGGTGATTAAGGAAGCCGAATCCCTGGTCGAAGAATCCTTCTCCATCCATGAGGGCAAAAATCAACTTTTGGAATGGCCGCAGTACACACGCCCTTTGCTGTGGCGAGGCCGCAAAACACCCCGGATTCTCCTAAGCGGACACCATGCTCAAATTAAAGCCTGGCGCAGGGCCAAGGCCCTTTCGCTGACCCATCAACGACGCAAGGATTTGCTAAAATAG
- the rplS gene encoding 50S ribosomal protein L19 — MRQFKNANVGDTIRVQFKIIEEGSERIQTFEGTLIKVRGSGVSQTMTVRKISFGVGVERIFPTASPRFASMTVVRRGKVRRSKLYYMRQLSGKAHTVAFQEDDKTPKASKEVAAGVKTTPAETPAKTEVSPTATSAS; from the coding sequence ATGAGACAGTTTAAAAACGCCAATGTCGGCGATACGATCCGCGTCCAATTCAAAATCATCGAAGAGGGCTCGGAACGCATTCAAACCTTTGAAGGCACGCTGATCAAAGTCCGGGGGTCCGGCGTCAGCCAGACCATGACCGTTCGAAAAATTTCCTTCGGCGTGGGCGTCGAACGCATTTTTCCAACGGCCAGCCCGCGTTTTGCGAGCATGACCGTCGTCCGCCGCGGCAAAGTCCGCCGCTCCAAGCTTTATTACATGCGTCAGCTATCCGGCAAAGCGCATACCGTGGCTTTCCAGGAAGACGATAAAACTCCGAAAGCCTCCAAAGAAGTCGCCGCCGGCGTTAAAACAACACCGGCGGAAACCCCCGCTAAAACGGAAGTTTCCCCCACAGCCACATCCGCTTCGTAA
- a CDS encoding YraN family protein, giving the protein MFERLFSRSSKSKGRQGERLAESYLTQKAGLTILNRNWRCRSGELDFVAQAKNGTVVFIEVKSRTSDQEGAWQAVNKTKQARLQRLAQTYLHFRGRSMETPCRFDAVAVDLSNGSVEHLENAFIAESDF; this is encoded by the coding sequence ATGTTTGAACGATTGTTCTCCCGCTCGTCTAAATCCAAAGGCCGGCAAGGAGAACGTTTGGCCGAATCCTACCTGACACAAAAAGCGGGCTTGACGATTTTAAATCGCAATTGGCGCTGCCGGTCCGGAGAATTGGATTTTGTGGCCCAAGCCAAAAACGGCACCGTGGTCTTCATCGAAGTCAAATCCAGAACGAGCGATCAAGAGGGCGCCTGGCAAGCCGTCAACAAAACCAAACAAGCGCGCTTGCAACGCCTGGCTCAGACTTATCTTCACTTTAGGGGCCGCTCCATGGAAACACCTTGCCGATTCGATGCCGTGGCCGTTGACTTGAGCAACGGAAGCGTGGAGCACTTGGAAAACGCTTTTATCGCCGAGAGCGATTTCTAG